In Zingiber officinale cultivar Zhangliang chromosome 3B, Zo_v1.1, whole genome shotgun sequence, a single window of DNA contains:
- the LOC122054913 gene encoding metal transporter Nramp5-like has product MEYITSIFIEETTVLKRDIIVVIQKFNIQVSNLTQDVLGKSSSTVYAIALLASGQSSAITGTYAGQYIMQGFLNMKMKKWLRNLMTRSIAITPSLIVSIISGSLGAEWLIIISSMVLSFEFPFALLSLLKFSSSQTKMGPHKSSIHIIVVSWILGLLRVAINIYFLSTSFVSWLIDSSLPAVANVLISIIVFPLMAVYILAVIYLTFRKETEVTFVDPWNSSHVNIESGVSFQVDGMSRS; this is encoded by the exons ATGGA atatataacaagtatctttATTGAAGAAACTACAGTGCTAAAGAGGGACATTATTGTAGTCATTCAAAAGTTCAATATCCAAGTTAGCAATTTGACTCAA GATGTCCTTGGAAAGTCTAGTTCAACTGTTTATGCCATTGCATTGTTAGCCTCTGGACAGAGCTCTGCAATAACTGGTACATACGCTGGGCAATACATCATGCAG GGTTTTCTAAACATGAAGATGAAAAAATGGCTGAGGAATCTCATGACTCGATCAATCGCAATCACTCCAAGTCTCATCGTGTCCATCATCAGTGGTTCCTTAGGAGCCGAATGGCTCATCATAATCTCATCG ATGGTACTATCATTTGAGTTTCCATTTGCACTCTTATCTCTTCTCAAATTCAGCAGCAGTCAAACAAAAATGGGACCTCATAAAAGTTCAATACAT ATCATTGTGGTGTCATGGATTCTTGGTTTGCTTCGAGTAGCAATCAACATCTACTTCTTAAGCACCAGCTTTGTCAGTTGGCTCATTGATAGCAGCCTACCAGCAGTTGCTAACGTTCTCATCAGCATCATTGTTTTCCCTCTCATGGCAGTGTACATTCTTGCTGTGATCTACTTAACCTTCAGGAAGGAGACTGAAGTAACATTCGTCGACCCATGGAATTCTTCACATGTTAACATAGAGAGTGGTGTTTCATTTCAAGTTGATGGAATGAGTAGATCTTAA